From the genome of Gracilinanus agilis isolate LMUSP501 chromosome 2, AgileGrace, whole genome shotgun sequence, one region includes:
- the PCDHB1 gene encoding protocadherin beta-1 — protein sequence MAPLPGKLQANRPMVALLLFLCASEADAGTVRYSVAEEMESDSFVANVAKDLGLEAGELLARGARLVSDDSKQHFRLHRKTGDLFVKEKLDREDLCGKADPCVLRFEIVLEEPLQSFRAEVRVFDINDNAPVFPNHGPVLKIPESTPLGSRFPLQSAQDLDVGLNGLQNYTLSSNAYFHLHTRFRSHGPKYAELVLIKPLDREEQPQVGLTLTAVDGGSPAKSGTAQILIMVLDVNDNVPQFSRLVYRAQILENSPNGSLVTSVSATDSDEGTNREIIYSLAQNPEGILQTFHINSENGEIRLRGQVDFEAIENYDIDVQAIDGGGLSAHSKVLVEVVDVNDNAPDVLITSISSRIPEDSPLNTVVALFGVRDRDIRVGGKITCFIQGDLPFTIKPTFRNSYSLVTGGALDREKVEGYNLTIVAMDSGTPRLSSETIIEVMISDINDNPPVFKEASYIMTVRENNSPAVFIGKVQAEDLDSEENAQITYSLLPPESGDLSVFSYISINSNNGKLYALRSMDYEAIRAFQFVVKAVNGGPLPLSSQIIVRVVVLDVNDNLPMILYPLQNSTSPCNDLVPRAAEVGYLVTKVVAVDGDSGQNSWLSYELLKATDLGLFSVGRQSGEIRTLRLISERDSMKQKMVIVVRDHGQPSLSTTATLNILLVDGFSDPYVQLRDQSKRERKTNPSTKYLVISLAVLSCLFLFSVTVIFLIHIYQKIKYREKQFTTSEHFYYDCSFPNNLMDGQGGETLGRVCPYEEGSVTGTGNSEFRFLKRFMPNFPAPCGVEERNKKETGSHLPSNLDLDSPRRSEGCPRMSDEYM from the coding sequence ATGGCACCTCTACCGGGGAAACTTCAAGCTAACAGGCCAATGGTGGCCCTTCTCCTCTTTCTGTGCGCGTCCGAGGCTGACGCAGGCACAGTACGGTATTCGGTGGCTGAAGAGATGGAGAGCGATTCTTTTGTGGCCAATGTAGCCAAGGACTTGGGACTGGAGGCCGGGGAGCTCTTGGCCAGAGGGGCACGACTGGTTTCAGATGACAGCAAGCAACATTTTAGGCTTCACCGCAAGACCGGAGATCTGTTTGTGAAAGAAAAGTTGGACCGGGAGGACCTGTGCGGGAAAGCGGACCCTTGTGTGTTGCGCTTTGAAATCGTCCTGGAGGAGCCGCTGCAGTCCTTCCGAGCCGAGGTAAGGGTTTTTGATATCAATGACAATGCTCCAGTGTTCCCAAACCACGGGCCGGTTTTAAAGATCCCTGAAAGCACTCCCCTGGGCTCTCGGTTTCCTTTGCAGAGCGCCCAGGATTTGGATGTGGGGCTCAATGGCCTTCAAAATTACACCCTGAGCTCCAACGCCTATTTCCACTTGCATACTCGCTTCCGCAGCCACGGTCCCAAGTATGCGGAACTAGTACTCATTAAACCTCTAGATCGTGAGGAACAACCCCAGGTCGGCTTAACCCTTACGGCAGTGGATGGCGGGTCTCCGGCTAAGTCTGGAACAGCGCAGATCCTCATCATGGTTCTTGACGTCAACGACAATGTCCCTCAGTTTTCTCGGTTGGTGTACCGCGCCCAGATCTTGGAGAATAGTCCCAATGGTTCATTAGTCACCTCAGTGTCCGCTACTGACTCAGATGAAGGCACCAACCGGGAAATAATCTATTCTTTGGCTCAAAACCCAGAAGGAATTCTACAGACTTTCCACATCAACTCTGAAAATGGAGAAATCCGACTCCGAGGACAGGTGGATTTTGAAGCTATTGAAAACTATGATATTGACGTTCAAGCCATTGATGGTGGGGGACTGTCTGCTCACAGCAAGGTGCTGGTGGAAGTGGTGGACGTGAACGACAATGCCCCAGATGTATTGATCACCTCTATTTCAAGCCGGATCCCAGAGGACTCCCCACTTAACACCGTTGTGGCCCTTTTTGGTGTGCGAGACCGTGACATTAGAGTAGGAGGGAAAATCACCTGTTTTATTCAAGGCGATCTTCCTTTTACTATCAAACCGACATTCAGAAATTCCTATTCCCTAGTCACTGGAGGAGCCCTCGATCGGGAGAAAGTCGAAGGATATAACCTGACCATAGTCGCTATGGATTCAGGAACTCCTAGGCTGTCCTCAGAGACGATCATCGAAGTGATGATATCCGACATTAATGACAATCCCCCTGTGTTTAAGGAGGCGTCTTATATCATGACTGTGAGAGAGAACAACAGCCCCGCAGTTTTTATTGGCAAAGTCCAAGCGGAGGACCTGGATTCCGAGGAGAATGCCCAGATTACTTATTCCCTGCTTCCTCCCGAAAGTGGCgatctctctgtcttctcttacATCTCCATCAATTCGAACAATGGAAAACTCTATGCTCTGAGATCAATGGACTATGAAGCGATTCGGGCTTTTCAATTCGTGGTGAAGGCTGTAAATGGTGGGCCTTTGCCTCTGAGCAGCCAAATCATTGTTCGAGTAGTTGTCTTGGATGTCAACGACAACCTCCCAATGATCTTGTATCCTCTGCAAAACAGCACTTCTCCTTGCAATGATCTGGTGCCCAGAGCAGCAGAAGTGGGCTACTTGGTAACCAAGGTGGTCGCTGTAGATGGGGACTCTGGTCAGAATTCTTGGCTTTCTTATGAGCTGCTCAAGGCCACAGACCTCGGACTATTTTCTGTGGGACGGCAAAGCGGAGAAATTCGAACCCTGAGGCTGATATCCGAGAGAGACTCCATGAAGCAAAAAATGGTCATTGTTGTTCGGGATCACGGTCAGCCTAGCCTCTCCACCACCGCCACATTGAATATTCTGCTGGTGGACGGCTTTTCTGATCCCTATGTACAGCTTCGGGATCAGTCCAAACGCGAGAGGAAGACAAACCCTTCCACTAAATACTTGGTAATTTCCTTGGCTGTGCTttcctgtctctttctgttttcagTCACTGTAATTTTTCTCATTCACATATATCAGAAGATCAAATATCGAGAAAAACAGTTTACTACCTCTGAGCACTTCTACTATGACTGCAGTTTCCCTAATAATTTGATGGATGGGCAAGGTGGAGAGACTCTAGGCCGGGTTTGTCCTTACGAAGAGGGCTCTGTTACTGGCACTGGTAATAGTGAGTTCCGGTTTCTGAAACGATTCATGCCCAACTTCCCAGCGCCTTGTGGtgtggaagaaagaaataagaaagaaactgGATCTCATTTACCATCCAATTTGGATCTGGATAGCCCAAGGAGGTCAGAAGGCTGCCCCCGAATGTCTGATGAATATATGTAA